Sequence from the Pecten maximus chromosome 8, xPecMax1.1, whole genome shotgun sequence genome:
GTTTTGATTGTACAGTTGTAAACTTCAGGTCAATGTCTTAATCAGACATCAGAAGTGTCAGTGATTTGGCAtataacattttagaaaatgtgtacatgtatatatatcgaaCAATGTTTAATGGCTgataaatatacagtattgaACAATTAAGATAGAGATGTACCATTGTTGACTCATATATAGCTGACAGTATTTCAGATTTATTACCAAAAATATTTGAGAATGAGCACAGACTTTGTATTTGCATGAGTACAGTTTCATGCCTAAGAGTTAACATGTGCAGTCTATAAGCAGTCTTTTGAAAATTGCTTTGctataataaaaaacattttcaaatttgtgaAAAGGTACATATTGTACTAGGTTATCACATGTACTATTATCTGTTGATAACATTGTAATcttttaactgtatatatacctctGTCAGTATTGTTTAATGACCAGGAGCATTTAAATTATTGTTACTTTGTGTTGACAGCACCCTGTGTAGAGACAGGTCTTGTTTAAAATAGTTATGATTTGTGTTGACAGTACCCTGTATATGGACAGGTATGGATGTGATTAGTTATGATTTGTGTtgacagtaccctgtgttgGACAGGTATGGATGTGATTAGTTATGATTTGTGTTGGCAGTACCCTGTGAAGAGACAGGTATGGATGTGATTAGTTATGATTTGTGTTGACAGTACCCTGTGTATGGACAGGTATGGATGTGATTAGTTATGATTTGTGTTGACAGTACCCTGTGTATGGACAGGTATGGATGTGATTAGTTATGATTTGTGTtgacagtaccctgtgttgGACAGGTATGGATGTGATTAGTTATGATTTGTGTtgacagtaccctgtgttgGACAGGTATGGATGTGATTAGTTATGATTTGTGTTGACAGTACCCTGTGTAGGGACAGGTATGGATGGGATTAGTTATGATTTGTGTTGACAGTACCCTGTGTATGGACAGGTATGGATGTGATTAGTTATGATTTGTGTTGACAGTACCCTGTGTATGGACAGGTATGGATGTGATTAGTTATGATTTGTATTGACAGTACCCTGTGTATGGACAGGTATGGATGTGATTAGTTATGATTTGTGTtgacagtaccctgtgttgaACAGGTATGGATGTGATTAGTTATGATTTGTGTTGACAGTACCCTGTGTATAGGGACAGGTTTGGATGTGATTAGTTATGATTTGTGTTGACAGTACCCTGTGTATAGGGCAAGGTATAGATGTGAATAGCTATGATTTGTGTTTCCAGTACCCTATTTAGGgacaggtatatacatgtttgtatgtgaATAATTAGGATTTGTGTTGACAGTACCCTGTGTAGGGACAGGTATGGATGTGATTAGTTATGATTTGTGTTGACAGTACCCTGTGCAGGGACAGGTATGGATGTGAATAGTTATGATTTGTGTTGACAGTGCCCTGTGTACGGACAGGTATGGATGTGAATAGTTATGATTTATGTTTTCAGTACCCTGTGCAGGGACAGGTATGGATGTGCCCCAAAGGTACAATTCCAGGGACACATGTCCGTTAAGTTTCCCTACATGCCTCAGCCAGTGGAATACATCGTAGGGGAGGTGATGAAAAATGCCATGAGGTACGTAGGTATATGACGAGTGTATGCAAAATGTTTCATTACTTACATAATAGTAATTACTTACACTGTCCATATGTGTACGGCGCTCCAGTCTATGTATTTAGCCTCACATTAATTTCATAACTTGTTAATGTAACAGAGCATGACTTCAGGCTTTAAtattctatatcagtataatataaaatgtagtTGTTTTGCTAACCGTTCTCATTGAGTGTCCATGGGATATTTATGTTACAAGATAATGTAGCTTTTACAAGTGTTTTGAGTATCAAACATATACCTTTATTTTGTAACTTTGAAACTGCAGATTGAGAGAGCTTAGTACTGTGTGATCAACATATCAGAACATTTGTTAAGATGGGTTTaataatttactatttttacaCTCATTCTCATATCATTGGTAGGGCCACTGTAGAAAATAACCTGAGGAACTACAGTAACATACCTGATGTGCTGGTAACATTGGCCAACAATACCACAGACTTCATCATCAGGTAAGTACAGGTGTATCCCTAATACTAGACTTCATTATCAGGTAAGTACAGGTGTATCCCTAATAATAGACTTCATCATGATCATCAAGAACAGGTGTATCCCTAATACTAGACTTCATCATCAAGTAAGTACAGGTGTATCCCTAATAATAGACTTCATCCTCAGGTAAGTACGTACAGGTGTATCCCTAATACTAGACTTCATCGGCAAGTCAGTACAGGTGTATCCCTAATAATATACTTCATTATGATCATCAAGTACAGGTGTATCCTTAATAATAGACTTCATCATGAAGTACGTACAGGTGTATCCTTAATAATAGACTTCATCATGAAGTAAGTACAGGTGTATCCCTAATAATGGACTTCATCATCAAGTAAGTACAGGTGTATCCCTAATAATAGACTTCATCCTCAAGTAAGTACAGGTGTATCCCTAATAATAGACTTCATCCTCAGGTAAGAACAGGTGTATCCCTAATAATAGACTTCATCCTCAAGTAAGTACAGGTGTATCCCTAATAATAGACTTCATCCTCAGGTAAGAACAGGTGTATCCCTAATAATAGACTTCATCCTCAGGTAAGTACAGGTGTATCCCTGATAATGGACTTCATCATCAAGTAAGTACAGGTGTATCCCTAATAATGGACTTCATCCTCAGGTAAGTACAGGTGTATCCCTGATAATGGACTTCATCGTCAAGTAAGTACAGGTGTATCCCTAATAATGGACTTCATCCTCAGGTAAGTACAGGTGTATCCCTAATACTAGACTTCATCATCAAATAAGTACAGATGTATCCCTGATGATAGACTTACAATTGTACCCTAGATTATCAAGTATAAAGTACAGATGCAGGGGTGCATATCTCCTTTTACTTGTTCAATCTACCTTCAtgatttaattgtttatattaacttatatttgCCTCCTACAGAAATTTTCTTATGGGAGTATATAGTTACCACGTTGTCCATCCAGCTATCTTTCGGTCTGTCTTTTTTCTGTACGGAGCATAACTTTGACAacagttatacatgtaaaagGATTATGAGACTGTGAACCTCAGTTACACTAAGGTGATGTGCAGTGTACCAGATTCAAGGCCCGTAACCCCATATTTACAGAGTATTTGCCCTTTGTTAAAAGTTCCTGTTTAGAGCATAATTTTACTCGTATTCTAAATTATCTTTCATTATACCTCCGCAACGAAGttgtagacgcattttgtccggacaactcctcctaaactaaatggccaatttcaatgaaacttcacacaagtatagaggaccatgtgtagatgtgcatgccaccttcttttttttcaaaattatggttgctatggcaactggtcactataaacaggttttctgataagaaccataactttaagtttgtccaggcaactcctcctaaaccgatgagccgatttcaatgaaacttcgcacaaatatagaggaccatgtgtagatgtgcatgccactttatttttctcaaaattatggttgctatggcaactggttactataaacaggttttctgataagaaccataactttaggtttgtccagacaactcctcctaaactaaatggccaatttcaatgaaacttcacacaaatatagaggaccatgggtagatgtgcatgccactttttttttcaaaattatggttgctatggcaactggtcactattttactgggttatctttgtttgcctctaattaacagtaccaattcaccattgactcgtgcagattgcggggtattagtcagccatcctggcgacagttctagtttgtaTTTAGCCATAGTTTTGTCTGTTGTGAGTTGTTTTTCTATTTGTTTGAAACCATGTCACAGCCGTTACAGTTCAGGAAAATATCATTCAACATGACTTAAAAGGAGTGAACATTCCAATACACTTGTTTTACATGTAGCTGGTCATGAGATTTTGGAAGGTTTACCCTGGATAAATCTAGTCAATATTTATCGTCTTGTAGAGTTTGTcaacttttgtttgttttacctgtacagtgatgtgacattttttttttataaatgtaatacaaatatttgtattgttgtcACATGGGAAGATAAATGTCTCTAAATTTGTTCATGTAAGGTTTTGTGtacatataacaacatatacaaaCACATGTAGAATGTCACAtcattaacattatatataaacaatgaaatcTCCTGGCCTCGGAGCAGGTTTAAACAcaaaatgtacagtaataacTGTACTTACAAACATGTGATAATCTCTTGATTTCTGTAAGAAGCGTATTTATATTTCTTCTTTTCatgaaaaatgataatgaaattatgCTACATGATATCTATCAATAAGCTCATTTTGTGTTTATAGATTCAATAAACTGTTTAAGagattttttttgaaagattgcaCTGTTATCCTGCCTGTTGGTATACATGTTTAGATATTAAAACGTGTTCATGGAATTGCATAGGATTGTTTTAATGTAAGATATGAAGAGATTATTCATAACTTTAATTGAGCTTAAAATGCGAATATGTTGATCTAATTTTGTCTGCAACacaataaaatgacaaaaatgtgtaaaaatcCAGTTTACTGCTAAATCACCTATTCTGTCATATTGTGTGAACATAACTCTAATCAGTGCCATAGTTAAGGTGACTTTGTTGTTCCTTGAAGCACAGATACATCACACACGTTCTCAACCCACGTTCCGTTAACTGTCATAGTGTCTACGATATTCATGTAAAACATTGTCCAATTTTCAAGGGAAAAGACTaccaatttgataaaaaaaaatttgctttCACTGCCATATTGACGATTGTTTTTCGCCAGTTAATTATCATCACACTGATAATGAATACCTACAGATTTCAAAATACACATATTGCATTTCTCGCGTAATATTCaaagtaagtttttttttcattatacattatacagtaatatcaataaaaactaAGAATGTTTTTGTGAGGAGATATCTACAGTTATATCAATAAAACTAACAATGTTTTTGTGAGGAAATATCGTATAGGTCCTATGTGTTGAATGGTTTGGGAATTTGTGTCAAAAGTCAAAATAGTAAGATTCCAACAACTtatttttatgcaaaatatttttaatgaagATATCTGTGTCATGTCTTTAACTTAACTTATACGAAACAATACCGCACGGAAATAGAAACATACTTTTAGCTTATTTAAAGGAAAGTAATGCTGTATCTGTATATTgagtacatcaatattttaaggCGTTGTGTGTTATAGAAACACACAGAATATAAAAGTATACAATGCTGTGTGAAAgttgacatatacatgtatgataagtTGCTGGATTTAAACAGAACATATAAAACCACAATGTAACGCCCACATACTACTACATAACTTAGTACGTTttgtttgaaattttgaatCGAGTAATCATAACCTTTGTAATTTTCGTAAGCCTTATTGATCAGAACTGATATGTAAACCTATGTTTGTCCTTGTCAGTAGATCCTTTATGGTGTCTTGTGTTTACAATCAACTTTTCATTTGATGCTGAATTTGTTGTTTATCCAGCGTTACATtaacaaatacatttgtaattcaTATGAATACGTCTCTTTATCAGCCAAAAAACAGCATTGTGTATAGGAGAACATTCTGTAATCCGCTATAATGGTAATGTTTATTTAGTCTCCACCTGTATCAGAACATGACACGAAATGAATCAGTAATATTGCTAATCTAAATCCGCacattagctatatatatatatatagtaatccCTTTCCACATAGTTTAATATATGGTTACTCCTTTAGTACCGTGACCTGGACTACTAGCTGATTTAAGTCTTTTTGAAAGACGTCAAGGAATACGGTGAGCATggcatacatatgtatgtgcTAAACCTATTTTTAAAGATTTGATGCTATTCCAAATCCATAGTGTCCGCACTTTTATTTTTTCCTTAATCGTTTTGAAATTATTACCATTCCACAAACATGAGgaagattaaatgaatatactAAAGCAAGATATCTACATTTTCAGTAAGTAAACATGCtttatgataaaacaaattttgttggCGATATGTAGCTTTACATGACTCTGCGTCTATGAAAATTTTCGACCACAAAGTTAAACATTCTAGCGACTATTTCTGCAGCTTTAGATGAAAAGCAAAACAATAAATACTCTGTTCTGAATAGACAAACCATATTAAGTAAATTCTTATAACTAGTAATTACGAAAAGTAAGTAATTTCCAGAagtgctttgaatttaaaacGTGTGATACTCGTATTAATTCctaatatattgttatttgttAGTCTAAACATTTTCTCAGATATAACGAAATGCACCTTCTCTAACAACTTTTATACGGTCGATAAAACTTAATACATAAGTaatgtatacactacttgtatagTGGAACACTATAATAAACTTCTGTAAATGTTTGAATAAAGTCCATCTAACGTATCGATTATCTACTTCCACTTTTGTTTCAGAACCTTCACGATTCTTTCTGAACCTTCACGAATATCTCCTTAATTGTACTCTGTCTACTGGAATTAAACTTTGAAGTTATGAAATAATGTTAGTAAGTAACGTCTACTAACGAAACAGACCCGGTTAGTGAATTAAGGAATGATCATTACATTGGATCAGAAAACCAGTTCTGGTGGTATGTTGGGTGTTTGGAATCCACTATGAATAACAAATCATAGTCGCTCTGTCGATGATATCATATGGTGATATGGTTTATCCGTTTTAGAAGAGAaccatttttgaaatattttgtcctTTCTGATTAATTTACGTCCCTTGCACATACCAAGATCATTTTGGTCGGTAAAAAGTTTATATCAATAACGATGGACATACGTTACTAGTAAGTCACCTTTTCGAATGAAAACTTCCGAACGAAGAGTTTTGTCTTATTGGTGGGAGAGGATTCTGACGTGGAGTCTCCTTAACACGACTCGTATTTATTCTATAGTCCGAAAAAAAGTCTGCCTCATTCTCCATCTTTTCTCTAGTGTAATCCAACTGGTTGTAATTCACCATATCAAAATTTTGCTTATCATGTCCCGACTCTTTTTTCATTTTCCCAATTTTGGGCAGTACTGGGTACTTTCGTTCTCGAATACCACTTTGTACGCGAGACCATTCATCCAGTGGTTCTATGATGTCTCGCAGGTTCAAGTTGACCGGCGTCGGGACAGCCATTTGTCGTGACGTGTCTAAAATAGGGATTATGTTATTGTCATTATCAATGTGATTGATAGGCATGTTGGAGAGCTCCAAACTAGACACACTAGACTTATCGTCCATTTCATCTTCTTGGTCCGAATCCATTTGCAGCGATATATTGGTATTTGTCGTCTCTGCCGATAAATGGATGGATGGCGCGTCTATATGGACGGATCTTCGCGACGAATGACTGGTAACGTTGTCCAGTTTCATAAATTCACTTTTGTCTTCGAACCTCTCCGTGTCCCCATTTTCCTGGTATCCGGAATCTTTGCTTGTGTCACTCATTGTGTTTGAAATATGCATACTTGACTTTGTGAGGCTCATAGGAGTAACCCCACCACAAAAATTGATCGTTTTCTTACGGGTGATTATTCCAGGGGGGTATATACGTTAAATATTCATTAGTGAAGGTGTTGGATAACTTTCCAAGTTTTCACATTCTACTCGATTACTGatgaatatatcaaaataaggCTTTACTCTTTCATCTGTTGCTCTTTTACTAAACACTCAACTTGATCCTACTTGGATTATCGCAGTGGTTTCATCTTTGGCACTTGTCTCTCTCTGGGAATCACTGGCTGAAGTTATACTTTGTTGGCTGTCAGTTTCTATTCTATAAATATTTGCACTGTGGAGCGACACAAATCCCTGACACTTGTAAGTATCTATGATACGGCCGTTGATTAACTCCTTCGTTTGAAACACTATCTATCACGTGTTTTGCTATATACCAAAACGACACTTTCACCCACTACATTAGTAAATATACCAAGGCCACCTACTGTCTTCGCCAATAGAAACCTTCCCAGGGATTCCAAGTACTCCAAATTAGAAACATTGTGCATGTAGTTGAGACGGTGCTAAGGATTCCCCTGAAGACAGATTATGTATCCTCTTCATAATTAGGGTCAATACTTGCCAATCATTCAACGGCTCTTAGGTGTCAGATTTCTTCAGCTGATAAAGCGTACCTGTTTGGTAACAATGTgttctttaaagcagttcggcACCACCCGGTGTTCTAAGTGTATACACAGTGGACGGACACAAAGCCAACATCACATCAAACACATAGCTGGTATTTGTTGTTGTGTATTGTCCGGGAACTCCGACGTATTCTTCTTTCCTTGTTTAATTGCTTctgttttctttgtttacatCGTTGACTCGTGACAATGGAGGCTCTACCAAAGGCCTAGGCTGTCGACACTAGGTCCGTCAATATTTGTCAAACCACATAATATGTGTTGATATTGATTCCAATCtacaaacaatgaaatatatagaaTTAATAATTCACATATATTATTGCTTCATTGAAGTCCAATGGTAATACATCCGATGGTACTAGTGAGGTTGTGTTTGTGTTGCTATGTCTCACGCGTACAGATTGCACCTCCTGTGTACCGTGTGACACTATTCAGAAACTAACAATTTAAATCAACCGTAACTGTTCGACTCCGTTTACttcataatttaaaaataagtaACTGCATATGACATCGCCCTATGATAAACATATGGCATTCTTCCATCTTTATGGAAATATAATTCATCATACATACAGTGACATTACCAGGCACGATATCACATGTATTGGTAGTTTAGTACGGTTTAAGACCTATTACAGCATATTATATCGCATACAGGATTATGACTTAACAGAACCCAGTATTACTCGAAAACATCCGTGAATGATCTAGTTTCATTTTTTCCCCATATAAAACGTCCGTAGAATTTTGGTGATCAGGACTGTATGACGGTAACCTTGCGAACCTTATTTAGAAGCTACTTAATTTCCCTCCATTATAGATACTGTGACATGCGGGGGTGGTCATGTCAAATGTAACGTCAGCGATCATCAGTGGGTTTCTCTATCAGGAGCTGCTCTTAAGTTGTGGATTAATCACGCACACTGAAAGCATGTTATTTATGcataattttaaattcaaatttattatttaaacTCGACATTTCCACGGATGTCGTTTTGTAATCATTTTGACGTCATGAGAATAAAAATACCATCGTACGGTATGTGTAACTTACACTTACATTTACTTTAAAGATGGTCATAATATAATCATGAAAAGTTTAGAATATATGTATTGTTGctgatgtttatatcatatctgATTGACGAACAAATACCTCGACTACTCTGAAATACTTTTGTGAACATATAGATATCGATTCTTAACATATATTCATTAGCGATATTGAATTCGAGTTCGCCTTCGTATACGGGAGCTGTACATTTTCAATAGTCAGATACATGTTTATAGAATCCCaatagtgtttttttttgtcctgTGGTATTGGTTTGTTAATAAGGTGTTATTGGCAGTTTATAGTTTAACTGTCTGTCTGAAAGCGATTTCTATAACCAAATCAGCTCAGCCTAATTAGTATTATGAAATACTGTCCGTGATTAGTGTGACTACAGTGGGACAGATGTATGCTGGACCTCAGTACGCGCTGACAATACCACGTTGATATGCTATTGTAGTAGGTTTACTGTTGACTGTTCGTGAATATTTTCCAACTGATAACGGTTCCGCCTGTATTGATCTCTCAAATGTGACCATTGTTCAAATGATAACATTCACAAAAACTATACTTTGTAGCCTGTGACAATGATTGATAGATGTGTTTGATTGCATTATTGGGAGTAAAGAACAACACTATATACAACTCATATTGACACAGGTCGCACACCTGGTGAAGGAAATTCAGAGGCAAGGATCCTTAATGATCGTTACATAATCATTTAATTtgtctaacaaaaatatataatttagcATAGCTAGATATTTTACTCTCCGAGTTTGTTatagttttaatatatatatataagattaacGAAGTCCTTGGAATTACATCTGTGCTTGTTTAGAACATTCCccatttttaataattattttaaaactcTGACTACTCGCTTCTTAATATGTGGTACtcaattataaaacataatagTTTGAAAATAGCCGAAATCTGAAGCTGGTAATCATTTATTGACTTGACATGTCAACATGTTGAAAGATGTCTCTGTAATGATGTGTctgttataataatataagaAACACATCTTGATATCTTCATCCATTGAATGATTAACAGAGAAATATTCGTATTTTATCTTCCAACAAGGCAACTGGATCTTGTTCCTAGGTTCAAATTTATGAGAGCTGTTTGATGGACCAGAGAACATAAATAAAAGTTAATACAGTTTGATTAGGTTTGAAGTTAACGTGTGGTCGTATTGCATGTCTATGTAATTTTTATTGCATGTCTATACAATGCCTGGTGAGTGTACACATTATGTAACGGGGAATGCTATAAAAGCTAATACTGCAAAACATGCTGCGATATAGTCAAAATAGGGTAATTACCTTTTGTGAGGACGCGCTCAGATCAAATTGGATTGATTTATGTTCACGACCAGAAATATTTTCgcaattgaaaattatttaactAGTGTATAAATCATTGGATTCAAATAAGggttttgtgtttatatatgaGTCAGGAGGCATTACGTATTGACTGTGTGGTGATatgtttttaatgattattGTGTAAGGACACGACGTTCAGTGGTTGTATTCAAATCTCAGGCACTTGGCACGAATTTCCAACCCACCATATccatatacgtatatatatagagttGGTGTTTAAAATTATTGTCTACCTATGTTATgtaagatattttgtttatcagaATGATTAAAGCTAGTTTCTGTTTTAAGTAGTACATATACTACTATGTAATTATGACATCATGCTGACAGTCACAGTTGACAT
This genomic interval carries:
- the LOC117333051 gene encoding uncharacterized protein LOC117333051 produces the protein MSLTKSSMHISNTMSDTSKDSGYQENGDTERFEDKSEFMKLDNVTSHSSRRSVHIDAPSIHLSAETTNTNISLQMDSDQEDEMDDKSSVSSLELSNMPINHIDNDNNIIPILDTSRQMAVPTPVNLNLRDIIEPLDEWSRVQSGIRERKYPVLPKIGKMKKESGHDKQNFDMVNYNQLDYTREKMENEADFFSDYRINTSRVKETPRQNPLPPIRQNSSFGSFHSKR